From one Lotus japonicus ecotype B-129 chromosome 3, LjGifu_v1.2 genomic stretch:
- the LOC130747825 gene encoding heat stress transcription factor A-1-like, producing the protein MAAPFLSKTYEMVDDSSTDSTVSWGLNNNTFVVWNVTDFAKHILPTYFKHNNFSSFVRQLNTYGFRKVDPDRWEFAHEGFLRGQKHLLNTIRRRKSAHVNGGSQPPAQVQKPPAGACVEVGKFGIDQDIERLKRDKNVLMQELVRLRQQQQSTDNQLQGVGQRVQVMEQRQHQMMSFLAKAMHSPGILAQFVQQQNESNRHISGVKKRRLHRQEDEEEGEEEDSLATKHLHNALDGHVVKYQPSINEAAKALLRQILQKNNSTRMESSIKNPDAFLIDDVPSAIALDSSGSFTQVSGVTLSEVPPISGQPCVAVESQFPVSCMTNSMSEVQPPPAVLTDCVSTAEFPELMARSCQDSVLDFGKVQGSGTESGSMNPALSFAGSNIGSEPEIEAMSTVLDGTQSLEANAFSPDADVISKLPGINDEFWEQFFSPSPLTGDTDEVESSSLGYGLTEDQEYEKEIQQEKMDKKQYIDHLSHQMELLASES; encoded by the exons ATGGCGGCGCCATTTCTGAGCAAGACGTATGAGATGGTCGATGATTCCTCCACCGATTCCACTGTTTCGTGGGGTCTCAACAACAACACCTTCGTCGTTTGGAACGTCACCGATTTCGCCAAACACATCTTGCCCACCTATTTCAAGCACAACAACTTCTCCAGCTTCGTCAGACAACTCAACACCTAT GGTTTTAGGAAGGTTGATCCGGATCGCTGGGAATTTGCACATGAAGGGTTTTTAAGGGGTCAAAAGCACTTGTTGAATACTATCAGGAGGCGGAAATCTGCCCATGTCAATGGCGGTAGCCAACCGCCGGCTCAGGTGCAGAAGCCGCCTGCTGGGGCGTGTGTTGAAGTGGGTAAGTTTGGGATTGATCAAGACATTGAGAGACTGAAAAGGGATAAAAATGTTCTTATGCAAGAACTTGTGAGGTTAAGACAACAGCAACAATCGACTGATAACCAATTGCAAGGTGTTGGGCAACGTGTGCAGGTAATGGAGCAGCGTCAGCACCAGATGATGTCATTTCTGGCTAAGGCCATGCATAGTCCGGGAATATTGGCTCAGTTTGTACAGCAGCAGAATGAAAGTAATAGACACATTTCTGGAGTTAAAAAGAGGAGGCTTCATAggcaagaagatgaagaagaaggagaggaagaagatagtTTAGCTACCAAGCATCTCCATAATGCTCTTGATGGACATGTTGTCAAGTACCAGCCTTCGATAAATGAGGCAGCCAAAGCATTACTTCGCCAGATATTGCAAAAGAACAATTCTACAAGGATGGAATCATCAATTAAGAACCCTGATGCATTCCTTATTGATGATGTTCCTTCAGCCATTGCATTAGATAGCAGTGGTTCATTCACTCAGGTCTCCGGTGTAACACTTTCTGAGGTTCCACCTATTTCTGGGCAGCCATGTGTGGCAGTAGAATCTCAATTTCCTGTTAGTTGTATGACCAATAGCATGTCTGAGGTGCAACCTCCACCTGCTGTGTTGACGGATTGTGTTAGCACAGCTGAATTTCCAGAATTAATGGCACGAAGTTGCCAAGATAGTGTTTTGGATTTTGGTAAAGTTCAAGGATCGGGGACAGAAAGCGGCTCCATGAATCCTGCCCTAAGTTTTGCAGGCTCTAACATCGGGAGTGAGCCGGAGATAGAGGCAATGTCGACTGTTTTAGATGGGACACAGTCTCTTGAAGCTAATGCATTTTCTCCTGATGCAGATGTAATTTCTAAGCTTCCAGGAATCAATGATGAATTCTGGGAACAATTTTTTAGCCCAAGCCCACTTACTGGAGATACAGATGAAGTTGAATCCAGTTCTCTGGGATATGGGTTGACTGAAGACCAGGAATATGAAAAGGAGATTCAACAGGAAAAGATGGATAAGAAACAGTATATTGACCATCTTTCACATCAGATGGAACTTCTTGCATCGGAGTCTTAA